In Halostagnicola larsenii XH-48, the sequence ACGCCGCGACGTCGTCGACCGCGTACTTGACCGCGACGACGTTCTCGCGTTCGCTCACGTCGGCGATCACGTCACGCGAGACTGCCGGACCCCGTTTGTAGATGACGACGCCGAGATCGGTCGCGTCGCAGATCCGGTGGTAGTAGTTCGCCAACCCGCGTTTGTGTACGTAGGTGTGATCCGGATCCATCACCATGATGGCGTCTGCGCCAGCGTCCTCGTAGGCATCTGAGAGCCGACTAACCTCCGGGAGACTGCCGGCGACGCCTCCAGCGATGGTCGCCTCGTCGCCGGTCGCTTCTACGTGGGTGGCGACGATTTCGATCCGTTCCTCGTCGGTGAGCGAGTAGTACTCGCCGGTGTTGCCACAGGGGATGAACAGGCGCGCACCGGCCTCGTACTGTTTCTCGAGGTTGTCCGCGAGGTCGTCGAAGAGTACGTCCGATCCGTCGGCGCTGAACGGCACGGCGGTCGTGAAAGCAACGTCACGAAAGCGTTCCCGAAGGACATCTCTGGCCATATCGTAGTCAATAGTACGAGGGAGGGAACTGATAAGTGTATCCCCGGCAGCCATCTCCGGTGTCCCTCCGGCAGCTGTCTTCGGTGTTTCTCCGACGGCCGTCTCCGGCCGATGGTGGGTGCCCGTCGAACACCCGGAGACGCAAGCTATATTGGTCGCGGCTCTGTCGCATTCGCTATGGAGATCACGGACGTTCAGGCGATTCCGCTCGCACACTCGTTACCGGACGGACAGGGCCTCGGGGACGCTCGAGGCTTCGGAACCGATCGCGGGACGACGCTGGTCCGCCTCGAGACCGACGACGGGGCCGTCGGCTGGGGAGAGGCGTTCGCCCCGGGCCCGATGGCCACGGCGACGGTCGAAACGATGTTCGCCGACGACCTGATCGGGATGGACCCCTTCGAGGTCGAGTCGCTCGCCGAAAGGTCCTACACCGATCCGTACCACTTCGGCGGCGACGTGGTCGTCCAGAGCGCCGTCAGCGCGCTCGATGTCGCCTGCTGGGACATCATCGGACAGCACGTCGGCCGGCCGGTCCACCGGCTGCTCGGTGGCACTCACTGCGAGGAGTTGACCCCCTACGCCTCGACGATGTACTT encodes:
- a CDS encoding dihydrodipicolinate synthase family protein — its product is MARDVLRERFRDVAFTTAVPFSADGSDVLFDDLADNLEKQYEAGARLFIPCGNTGEYYSLTDEERIEIVATHVEATGDEATIAGGVAGSLPEVSRLSDAYEDAGADAIMVMDPDHTYVHKRGLANYYHRICDATDLGVVIYKRGPAVSRDVIADVSERENVVAVKYAVDDVAAFSRTVAETPGEVTWLNGIAERYACSFAIEGATGYTTGLGNFAPEATLALFEAIRADDWDRARSIQRLLRPIEDLRAESGEENELAAANNVPVVKHGMDLAGYTGGPVRDPLVNLSAADETRLEKYYEAVQSAPVLETA